tctctctctctcttttttttttaaccagtcgtggggcttgaattcagggcctgaacactgtccctgacttttctttttctgcacacatgcacagatgTACTTGAAACAAGATTAACAGTGCATACTAAAAGAGTACAGTTTGATCAGTTTTGACATCTATGCATAGACATAAAGCCATCATTCCCggacttcgttttgctcaaggctagcactctaccacttgggtctcagtgccactactggcttttatCAATATGCGTGGtcctaaggaatcgaatccagggcttcatgcataccaggcgagcactctaccactaggccacattcccagcccacaggctTGGTTTTAAAGTTCCACTTACTGATTTGAAACTCGAATATGTGAAGGAATGATCAGGAACACGCCCTCTATTAAGCcaatcaaggaaaagcattctgattggttgtcagagtcctgaggtCCCTCCCACTCTAACCTGAAAAGGGGCCCAAACCACTGACACTCAGGCTGTGCAgcaccagggcccagctctgtGGAACCCAGGAACTTCCCGCGTTTGCAACTTGGCTGCAGTTCGCGAGGATCCGAGTGAAGAATCTGCTCTGTAAACTTTCATTCATCGGGAAGATGGACATGGACATCATGCAGGCCTTTCAGGAGGGACTGAGCTGCGTTATCTGCTTGAATACCATcattgacccggtcaccataGTCTGTGGGCACACGTTCTGTCGACCATGTCTCTACCTTGCATGGGAAAAAGCCTACATTCCTGCCAGGTGtccggtctgcagggctccatccAAGTGGACAaacctcaaaaccaacatcaaGATGAAGCATATGGTGTCCATTGCTAGAAAAGCCCGCCTccagcagttcctgagctctgaggaacacaggtgtgagacacaccaggagcccaagcaggtgttctgtgaggtggaaagcacgttgctgtgtaagctctgctctcagtctcctgagcaccaggctcatcgacacagtgccattgaagaggctgctgaggcccaccgggagatgattttaaaacacATGACATCTTTATGGCacaagatacaagaaaaccagagaaacataCATCATGTGTTCTTTTTAATCGACACATGGAATTCCTATATGCAGGAATACAGAAGATCCAACAAGAATATGTTTGACATACTGCTGCCACAattacaggaggaggcaaagaaacATTCAGAGAGACTTATCAAGGAAAACCGGGTGACTTTACAGCGACTGAAAGCaacaaaaaggcaaatgattaagaaaaagacacacctcagaaaaatgtatcaggagCTGATGAAAATATACCAAAATCTAGATGTGAAACTTCTTATGTACTGGAATAATACACAagccagatgtgagtcattgttggtaTATATGCCCCATTTAAGGAATCCAAggctccgtgctcttcccatctctggactgatggatgaactcaaccagcacagagtggagatttccttcagtcaggTGACACAGAATCCTGGTATGAGGCTGTTTGACAAAGTGAGAACTGTGATAGATAACAAAAATGATGCAGTTCTGAATTCTGATGGATCCAACTGCTCCATTGCATGGGGTGTCCAGGCGTTCGGCTctgggaaacattactgggagctgactgtggatgactctttggactgggcactagGCTTCTGcaggagttccaggaaatggCAGAAGCCCATGGTAATTCACTCtggggacatattcctccttttatgtgtgaaCGGGAACAAGAACACCTGTCTGTTTACCACCTGCCCATTTTTGCCACACTacatagagaggcctgtgggcagggttggtgtgtttcttgactttgaagatggaagcttgagttttgtgaatgttgttaagggttccattatctggaagtatgacactggggccttccacattcctgtcaggcctttttttttgcaCTAAGCTTAGTTAATTCAGTAGTTAAGGATTTGTCTAAGCCATTTATGGAGCACATCACTAATACTGTACCTTATTTAGCTTTGTTTGAATTTGAATGTATACTCATTTGtgttaaatatgaaaatggaataaaatgaaagaaagtgaaataaatcGGTGTAGTGGCATGTGTGTATCATcagaagaaaagtgagtagcATTCACAGTGGCTTATAGTCATGTTTGCTGAGCTACCAAgcaagatcctgcctcaaaattaaccagagcacAGTGGGTGGAGGCTGAGCTGGTGTTTGGGGAATGAAGATTTCAGGACAGATGTGTGTCCATGTGTATcctgttcttctttccctctggagggCTGGGTGGCATTTTAACAAGACTTTATTATGCCATTGGTCCTGTATAAGAAACTATTGCTAGTTCCACTATATAACTTGATAggatgttttgttcatttttgtgccagtcctagggcttaaactcaggtttaGCTCAGGGCACTCCATTCCGTGAGCTTTATTGCTAAACATAGCCATAGctccttgtttttgttggttatttgttttgtttttgttgccagtcctggggcatggactcagggcctgaacattgtgcctggcttctttttgctcaaagctagtactctctcatgagccacagccccacctccggcctttttctatatatgtggtgctgaggaatcgaacccaggccttcatgtatacgaggtgagcactttaccactaggccattttcccagcccccttggtgattatttggagataagagtctcatagacttttctgcttggttgGTTTTGACCCGGGATTCTCATATCTCTGctgcctgagtagttaggattgcaggcatgaaccacaagcacccagctattTGTTATACTTTTTAGAATTGTACGAACTTTCTCATTGTTCAACAAACATTGGTTTGGGTATCAGTTCTGGAATCGGAACTATGTTCAGCACCCAGAGCATAGAGAACAAGATATTATCCTGTTCTCAAGATATTTCCAACAGGAAAGAATAATATTCCGTTTCTGAGATAATATTGGagtgtgtaatacacacaaagaaaaaaaggctgcAAGTAAAAGGTTTCTGGAAACAGGAATGGTAGAGGCTTGGAAGTCAGAAATAACAAAGGTCCATCAGCTTCATACCTGCCTCAATCACTCATCCCCTACCACAACCCCTCATGTAAGGAGTCTCCTATTAATATGTCCACCAACCATTGAGCACCATCAGAGAGCTTATGTTTCAAGCTAGCATTcaagcacttgttaaagagaCAAGGTTAGGTGTCTTGTAGCCTGGATGTTGACTTCATGAGTTATCACTCTGCCACACTGGGGCACGGAACCCTAGGAGCGTTCTTTCCATGGTAAATTTAGAACAATCCTAGTGCTCTAATCAGGAAAGGGGAAACAGATATTGGGCAAGCTATAAGGTTGATGAAATAGGGAgtcaataaaggagaacaccacagggCATTCAGGCTGGAGAAAAAGGTTTATTCCACAACagctggctggggctgggaataaggcctagtggtaaagtgctcgccttgtatacatgaagccctgggtttgattcctcagcaccaaatatatagaaaaaagcttgaagtggcacagtagcttaagaggtagagtgctagccttgagctaaaagaagccacggactgggctcaggccctgagtctaagccccaggactgtcaacaaatacaaaacaaataaatacagaacagctggccaggGAATAAGGAATTGCTTGGACAGAGAGATGTGGAGCCCCCAGCTGGGCCCTCCCTTATCTAGGTTAAGGCAGagtgtgtggccaggtggattaggatgtgacctcagggaagggggatgtaactgtctccaggtatgttggtcacctaggtaaccgggtggagacttaaccaggtggggcaTCTGCACGGAGCTCTCCCAAGGTGGACTACCCAAGCATATTGCACAAATGTCCAGTGAATTCATTTTAGAAAAGCAGCTCTACTTTGGTCTTGCATTATTTACCCTGAATAAAATCCCCATGGGTGAGGTCGCATAGACCAGAGAGAACCTATCAAAATGGCTTTTGAAATACGCCCAGCAGTTCTTCAGCaggcttgaatacatttaaaatccacTTTCCTGGGGATGCTATATGATGGTTATGAATGGTActaagcagagaaagagcagtAGAGAGCTGTGGAGATGCTTGAAAGAGAGTTTATTGGAGTACATTCCCAGGCACAAATCTGGTGGTGATCAGAGAGGTCGAACCAGGGccagccggcccaggcagggtaTATAGGGCCAGCACCAACGTGGAACAGTTGGTCAGGGGGGAGTTTTTGGGAAGTCAGcagcttgttctgcaagtctgggtggtttccGTTGGTCTCAGGGTCTTGGATCAGCTGAAGCAGATGGTGCTTcaggataggaaggtggtttatttccaGGGCCAGACAACTGACACTGGAACATTTGCAATTTGGCTAGATTCTGcacttgtctttttatttatatggGTGTAGCTTCCTATCGATTTGTTGACGAGAAAATGCAGGTGAGTAAATAAAAGTTGTTTCACCTGGACATTGAGTGAACAGAGGAGACAGTGGGGGCAGGGAACGGGCAGCACAGGTTTGCCATGGctttagaggagagagagggtggtTCTGTGAGAAGATgccagaactgtgatctcagtcccaACCACAGATCAAACCTTTCACTATGGTGCTTGATGGTCTTTTCACCTGCATTCATGGGGGTAAGTTAGACTCCATCCCgatcaagaaacaaatgcagcTGTGCATTCACTAAGGAAAACAAATCTATGAATCTCTGGTTTTAGGGTACTCcggtgaaccttttttttttttataataatgaGGGCAATGTCTGATCCTCTGCTGGCGGTGCAGCCAGGTTGAATAAGTATTAAGTGCCTGGGATGTAGTCCAGAAGACAGAGACCTCACACTTTCCATCTGAAGCCTGTGCGCCTCTTGTTTTCCCACCAGCAGGCGGCGGCAAACCGCGGGCCATAGAGAGGGGAAGTCTCCAGGATCCTAGAGAGGAGCAGCATGCTCCCAGACCGGACTTCCGGTCTCTCGACACATCCAGTCCTATCCCGTCGCGGTCTCTTGAGTGGTTGTGCCGTGGCATCGCCTCGGTTTTTCCGACTTCTGAGGTTTCACGTCTAGGGCGCAGATGGGAAGGTTTAGGGCCATACTGCCGAGCTGCGGGCGGGGAGGAGACGCCGCCAGTTGGAAGTCATCTATGCCCTGCTCCCCTTCCCTGAGCATACCTCGGGGTTCGGCCCTTGCCCCTTCCCGGGAGGAGGTAATGGCGACGCCCCAGTCTACGGGCTCAGGCTCCCGGTGCTTTCCGGGCATCAGGAGCGAAGACAAGTTGTCCATCTGAATCGTAACCCAGTCTGGCTcggctggctcaggcctgtatgcccgaggctgagttctgaggatgggggttcgcagccagccagctccatgaGCACATATGTGAAAATCTTGTCTGTAATTGGCCACCAAAGAGCAGGAGgtcgaatctttttttttttaattttttttattattaattgaacataaatttttttttacaaggtgttgtgcaaagagggtgcagttacatagtagggcagtgtgtacatttcttgtgatatcttacaacctgtttttccatcccttgtctaggtcaggtagacccatatgcaatatacaatgtatcaagcacatatacagtgttcacagacttggtctctactgtctctccatctccctttgttaacagtcatatatcagggagatcatacccctttgttttctgtgttctaggcttgtctcactcaacattatttgttcgagttctgaccatttccctgcgaataacaatatttccccattcctaatcgctatgtagtattccattgtgtataagtaccatatttttttgatccattcatctgtggaggggcatctgggttgtttccaaattttggctattgtgaattgtgccgcgataaacatggaagtacaaatggcgttttgatatcttgggttttgctgtttaggatagatgcctaggagtggtatggctgggtcatagggtaggtctatattgagctttttgagaaacctccatactgttctccaaagtggttgtactaatttgcactcccaccaacaatggagaaggttcctctttccccacagcccctccagcatttgttgtttcctgagttcagagtataggccattctaactggggtgaggtggtatctcagggttgtttttatttgcatttcctttactagcagggatgttgagcatttcctcatgtgtttctttgccatttttatatcttctcttgtgaagtctctctttagctcttttgcccatttcctaataggtttattgggcttggaggggcttagttttttgagttccagGAGGTCGAATCTTGAAACAGGGATTGCGCCACggtggcccagagctcaagcGGCAGTTCCGGCCCCAAAAGGAAAGTAACGGGAATCTGCaaggtattttattatttgtggCCAAGATAAGAGATCTCGACTTGGGCCGGACGATGAGGAATTGCAAAGGGAAAGCCATCGGGAAGGGTGCCAGTAGGCACAGCTGGGAAGCGGGAAGCAGGTcctgatccccccccccaccccgctcgtGGGAGAGAAAGGGCATGAAGGTAAATCAAGACTTCTcaccaagggagagagagaaaaaagccacGATTGTGGATCAGGTTGCTAGAATACTTACCTGGGTTTTTCCCCTATTAAGACACTACCCACCTCATTGGAAGTGGAGTGtgattattaaaaaacaaaacaaaaactttaaagtatttatacaggggctgaggatatggccgagtggcaagagtgcttgcctcctatacatgaaggcctgggttcaattccccagcaccacatatactgaataaaaatggccagaagtggcgctgtggctcaagtggcagagtgtagtcttgagcaaaaagaagccagggacagtgcttagaccctgagtccaagccccaggactggcaaaaaaaagtatacaaaggagttgccgtttAACAAAACTGTTTATGAATACTGTAAGATCCAGCCAAGAGAGGTCCAAGCagatgtttcccccccccccacacctggttaagtctccacccagttacatgGGGAACCCACatatctggaggcagttacttcccctgcTCTGAGGCCACATCCTCATTTACCTGGCcactcttcccttcccctgccttACATGAGGCAGGGGCAAATGGTGGTTGCCTATTTTCTCCAGACATGAATCACCTtgtccacaggccagcag
This sequence is a window from Perognathus longimembris pacificus isolate PPM17 chromosome 17, ASM2315922v1, whole genome shotgun sequence. Protein-coding genes within it:
- the LOC125365741 gene encoding tripartite motif-containing protein 43-like, with the protein product MDMDIMQAFQEGLSCVICLNTIIDPVTIVCGHTFCRPCLYLAWEKAYIPARCPVCRAPSKWTNLKTNIKMKHMVSIARKARLQQFLSSEEHRCETHQEPKQVFCEVESTLLCKLCSQSPEHQAHEYRRSNKNMFDILLPQLQEEAKKHSERLIKENRVTLQRLKATKRCESLLVYMPHLRNPRLRALPISGLMDEL